Part of the Paenibacillus sp. FSL R7-0273 genome is shown below.
CAGGTGTTGACAAAGGTGAAGATCGTCAGTGTCGACAGGGCCGGCTTGGACAACGGGAGCATAATTCTGGCCCAGATTCCGTATTCACTGAGACCGTCGATCCGCGCCGCCTCACATAATTCATCCGGTACACCCTGATAGAACTGGCGCATCAGGAACACCCCGAATGCCGAGAAGGCCTGCAGCAGAATAATGGACAAGTGCGTGTTATTCAGCCCGAGTGAACGCATCATGATGAACTGCGGTACCATATAGGCCTGCCAAGGAATAGCGATTGTAGCGATATAGCCGAGGAACAGGAGATTCTTCCCTTTGAACTGCAGCTTGGAGAACGCATAGGCTGCAAAGCTGGAAGTAAGCAGCTGCAGAATCGTAACGACTACGGACAGCTTGGCTGTATTATAGATGAAGCGGCCCAGCGGGATGCGGGTCCAGATGTCCACGAAATTTGACCAGCGCGGCTGATCCGGAATCCACTGCATCGGGAAGGAAAAGACATCCTTGTTCATCTTGAGTGATGAGGACAGCATCCATACATAAGGAATCAGCATACAGAAGACTGCTGCAGCGAGCAAAGCGTACACTAACACTTTCAAGCTGACTCTGAAGATTTTATTTGAACCTACCATATCATTCATATCCCCCTATTATCCGTACTTCTTCTCGCCGCGGAACTGGACGATCGTAATACCAAGCACCAGCAGGAACAGCACAATAGCCATGGCGCTGGCATATCCGTAATCAAGTGA
Proteins encoded:
- a CDS encoding carbohydrate ABC transporter permease → MVGSNKIFRVSLKVLVYALLAAAVFCMLIPYVWMLSSSLKMNKDVFSFPMQWIPDQPRWSNFVDIWTRIPLGRFIYNTAKLSVVVTILQLLTSSFAAYAFSKLQFKGKNLLFLGYIATIAIPWQAYMVPQFIMMRSLGLNNTHLSIILLQAFSAFGVFLMRQFYQGVPDELCEAARIDGLSEYGIWARIMLPLSKPALSTLTIFTFVNTWNDFLGPMIYLTKTELKTIQIGLRMFISQYSAEYGLIMAASVVSIIPVVIVFLALQKYFVQGVAASGIKG